Genomic DNA from Candidatus Thorarchaeota archaeon:
CGTGATTGCGGCGAAGAGCCCTGCATCGAAGAGCGCTACAAGGAACGGCATCATCAATGACAGGATTAGGTCCCGTGACTCCTCCCTCATTGGCACACCCAGCAACGTGACCACTGTCACTCCCGCCTTCTTTCTAACAGGTTCTTGGCGACTTGGCAACGGGGCATAGAAACCCTTCGGTTCCTCCGCCTGTGTGCGGTCCGCGGGTTCTGCCCGAACCCTCTCGTCCTCGTCCATTCTGCTCACCAGTCAAGTACGTCTGAGGATGTCGGACCTGGGGAAGTTGGATAAAGGCTTCGCATCGAGCAACCAGCGTCGTGATGGACCAAAACTGCTATTACAGCAACATGGCTCTATCATCAGAGCGTGATGTTTCCAATGGCACGTGGTATCTCAAAGCGACAGCCTCTGTTTGACACTGAGGCGGATGAGGCCGGAAGGACAACAAGAAGAAAAATCGAGCACATTGAGATATGCCTTCAGGAGGACGTCCAATGCCGGAGGTCCACAATGCTGGAAGAGGTGTCACTGATTCATCAGGCTCTTCCCGAGGTCGACAAGAATGAGATTGATCTGACAACCAACTTCCTCGGTCTCCGCGCCAATGCTCCGCTCATGATTGCAGCAATGACTGGTGGCCATCCTTAGACATTGGAGATCAACCGGCGTCTTGCTGAGGCGGCAGAGACCCTGCACCTGCCTATCGGTGTGGGCAGCCAGAGGGCCGCAGTGGAAGACCCGTCACTGGCTGACACATTCAAGGTGGTACGTGACACGGCACCCTCGGTCCCTGTCATAGCAAACATAGGTGCCACGCACATGTCTGCTGCGCGTGAGGCTGTGGAGATGATTGATGCTGACGTGCTTGCGGTTCATCTTAACCCTCTACAGGAGGCAATCCAGCCAGAGGGTGACTGCAACTCAAGAGGCTTCCTAGACAACATTGCCGAGATAATGGACATCGTCGATGTGCCAGTGATGGTCAAGGAGACTGGCGCGGGAATCTCTGCTGAGACTGCTCGGAGGCTTGAGGCTATAGAGGTTGATGCTGTCGATGTAGGAGGCGTGGGTGGTACGAGCTGGGCCGCAGTAGAGTACTACAGAGCTCTTCGCGAGGGCGATGACATCAAGGCGCAGCTTGGTCTTGAGTTCTGGGACTGGGGTATTCCGACAGCACTCAGCGTGATGATGGTTCGCAGCGCGTGTGATCTTCCCATTGTTGCCACTGGCGGAATCCGGACTGGGCTCGATGTGGCAAAGGCAGTCAGTCTTGGTGCCATGGCCGCGGGTGTCGCCTTCCCTGTGCTTCGTCCTGCCGTGACAGGCAAGGCAAAGGACGTCATACTGGAGCTCCAGCACATAATGGAGGGTCTGAGGGTGGCAATGTACCTCACTGGCTGCGAGACCGTCGCAGAATTGAGCGAACGTCCTCTCCTGCTCTCACCGGACCTCGTGCAAACGCTCGAGAACCTCGAGATTGACCCCGCTCAGTTCATGCGCGGGGCATCCGAGAGACTAGAGTAAGCCGATTCTCCTGAGATACTCGGTCCGTCGATAGATTCCATTGAGCATTTGGACTGCCTCCTCGATGGTATCACCGACTGGTATGCCGTTGATCTCGAAGCCCCTGATGATTATCTCATACTTTTCTAGGTCCGGCACGTACGCGACGACTGTCTTGTCATGTCTCTTGGCTACGTTTGCGACCCTTGCACCTATCTGGAGTGTGACCCCCGGGGCATATGGCAGGAGCAGAAGCAGGGCTGCATCAATCCTCGGGCACTGCAGCATCCTGTCCAACACTCTCTCGAAGTCGGTGTCACTCGCCGATCCCGTCAGGTCGACAGGATTCCTGAAGGACGCTATCGATTGGTACTCCGGAGTCATTGCAGCCCGCATGTATTCCTGCTCCTGTTCTGAGAAAGGTGGGAATTGTATTCCATACTGGACCGCCTCGTCGGAGGCTATCACGCCGTGTCCTCCGCTGACAGACATCGTTCCCACATTGACACTCTTCATGGGTCGGAAGGGGAAAGAGAATACCTTCGAGTACGCCATGACCTCGTCTTCATCATTGGCTTCAATCACGCCGCACTGCCTGAAGGCCGCAGATGTGATGGCTCTGTCACCAGCAAGAGAGGACGTGTGACTCTGTGCCGCTCTCACAGCGGCCTCCGACTGTCCGCCCTTGAGGACGATGACCGGTTTCTTCTGGGTCACCCTCTGACAAGCATCTACGAACTTACGCCCTTCTCCTGCTGCAAACCCCTCAAGGTATGCGACAATCACCTTCACATCTTTCTGCTGGCCAAAGTACGTGATGAAGTCCGTCACTGTTGTCTGTGCAGAGTTGCCTATCGAGATTGCAGCCGCAATCCCGAGGTCCCTGCTTGCAAACTCCTCGAGGCGTTCCACAAGCCAGCCTCCACTCTGAGAAATGATGGCTACTGATCCCGGTCGTGACCTTGCCACACGCTCAGAGGGCAAGAAGAAGGTGTCAAGCTGCCCTGGTACAAAGACTCCAATGCAGTTGGGTCCTACCATCGTGATGTCATACTTGGCGGCAATCTGAACGATGTCCTGCTGAAGCGACTGGCCTGACTCGCCAACCTCGCTGAACCCTCCTGAGACGACAATGACTGCCTTGATTCCCTTCTCCCCACACTCGGTGAGGACACTGGGCACAAAGCGAGCGGCAACAGAGATGACCGCTAGGTCAATGTCATTGGGTGCCTCAGAGATTGAACGATAGGCTGGGATGCCTTCGATGACACCCCCCTTCGGATTGATGGGGTATGTCTTCAGTCCGTTCTCAAAGGCAAGCTTCCTGAATATCACGTTGCCCGGAGAGAACGGGTTTGATGTGGACACACCAACAACCGCAGTGACCTTCGGGCTCAGCATGGTGTTCAAGTGTATCATGTCCATCCCACTCTGGCAGTGCGTGCGTGATGCATTCGTCCTTATATCCGTGCGCCCTATGTGGGTCCAAGTGGTCACTTGGCGTCACACTCTGCAGGTTCGATGTGTCCTTTCGGTTTCGCGGGTTTCCGGATACATCGTCGTGTAATGGCGTTGGAGAAGGCGTGGTTCATTAGGTTTATGTCCCTGCGCCATTGATGGCGTTGACGGATGTTAGGAGTGACTCGACATACCGTTGCCATTGTGTTGGCCGTCTTCCTTCTGATTCCGTGCGTACCCGTACAGTCACTACCGTCATTGTCGGACACGGGGTTCATAGCATCTCATACAGATGTCTATAACACTGAGTTGGCACGCGAAGCCTATGAAACCGTGTCCTCGTCTTACTTGGTGCAGACGATTAGAGAACTGTCTGACAGGGGTCCGCGACCCTACCTCTCTGATAACAACGAGGGAATTCGTGATTGGATAGTGTCCCGGCTAAGTGTCCTGAGCGGGGGGGCAATCACAACTGAGGTGGTTGGTGACCGTCAGAGTATCATCGGCACGTTGCACGGCACAATGGAAACGCCCGCTCCCGCTGTGATGATAGGCTGCCACTATGATTCCGTGTCAGTATCGCCTGGGGCCAACGACGATGGAAGTGGTGTTGCAGCAACCTTGGAGCTCGCACGGGTACTGTCGAAGCACCAGTGGCCTCTTGACATCCTGTTCTGTTTCTGGAACGCTGAAGAACTAGGACTACTCGGGAGTGGAGAGATGGCCCCCGTGTTCCTTGAGAAGGAGGTGGACATCCTCGTCCACTTCAACATCGATATGCTCCTTGTTGAGAATCGCAACCTTCCTCCGGATGAACGAGTCTGGGTGATGTACAACTCGGGCGGCGGCACTCTGTTTCAAGACGCGCAGTACTGGGCCGAGCTACTCAGAGCTCTGTCATTCAACTTCGGGCAGAACATCTTGAGCCCCGTGCAGCACAGCTCATTTCTGTACTGGGCATATTCAGACCACTACTCGTTCGCCCGGTTGGGTTACAAGCCTATCGTTTTCATTTCTGAATCAGGGCTGTACGAGGACACAGCCTATCACACTTCGGATGATACATGGGACAACAGACTGTACAACTACACACTCGAAGCGCGCTCCGTGTCGGCTGTGGCAGCAGCAATCGCATTCGTACTCAGCCGCGTTCCTGACCAACCTACGCGAGAGAGATACCATGTCACGTTAGGACCCGGCGGCAGCGTGAAGAAGATGATTGTCTCAACAATGCCGACAAG
This window encodes:
- a CDS encoding CoA-binding protein, which codes for MIHLNTMLSPKVTAVVGVSTSNPFSPGNVIFRKLAFENGLKTYPINPKGGVIEGIPAYRSISEAPNDIDLAVISVAARFVPSVLTECGEKGIKAVIVVSGGFSEVGESGQSLQQDIVQIAAKYDITMVGPNCIGVFVPGQLDTFFLPSERVARSRPGSVAIISQSGGWLVERLEEFASRDLGIAAAISIGNSAQTTVTDFITYFGQQKDVKVIVAYLEGFAAGEGRKFVDACQRVTQKKPVIVLKGGQSEAAVRAAQSHTSSLAGDRAITSAAFRQCGVIEANDEDEVMAYSKVFSFPFRPMKSVNVGTMSVSGGHGVIASDEAVQYGIQFPPFSEQEQEYMRAAMTPEYQSIASFRNPVDLTGSASDTDFERVLDRMLQCPRIDAALLLLLPYAPGVTLQIGARVANVAKRHDKTVVAYVPDLEKYEIIIRGFEINGIPVGDTIEEAVQMLNGIYRRTEYLRRIGLL
- a CDS encoding M28 family peptidase produces the protein MLGVTRHTVAIVLAVFLLIPCVPVQSLPSLSDTGFIASHTDVYNTELAREAYETVSSSYLVQTIRELSDRGPRPYLSDNNEGIRDWIVSRLSVLSGGAITTEVVGDRQSIIGTLHGTMETPAPAVMIGCHYDSVSVSPGANDDGSGVAATLELARVLSKHQWPLDILFCFWNAEELGLLGSGEMAPVFLEKEVDILVHFNIDMLLVENRNLPPDERVWVMYNSGGGTLFQDAQYWAELLRALSFNFGQNILSPVQHSSFLYWAYSDHYSFARLGYKPIVFISESGLYEDTAYHTSDDTWDNRLYNYTLEARSVSAVAAAIAFVLSRVPDQPTRERYHVTLGPGGSVKKMIVSTMPTSLLLTIRAVPDVTLSFSLEGPGLTYLLATESYTTGDTTCMCHMPSVGVYTLTVEGEDEITGPVDLDIEFEYESDIQGNGIPDSQEWWVSDFLIDSDNDSLSDGREEIAGYNRYDPDTDHDMLNDYDEQFVWKTRVMNPDSDFDLLPDGWEVRYGLDPLHAETVDDPDGDALTNVDELKHGTHPLVSDTDSDGMPDGFEVDNDLDPLADDSSFDPDNDWATNLEEYLRGTRAHQFDLQFPSPFAVLLIVAGGAVLPVAALALHVRRKRLPLQPTQNRDGSGP